The DNA segment ATCCCTTTTACACAGGCTACCAGTGTCTGATTTACCGGTGTTTCGATTCCGTATTTTTTACCCCATTCAACAATGGAGCCATTGATGAAATCAATTTCTGTAGGACGCTTTAATTCCAGAGACTGCAGAATAGAGGTTTTAAAGGTTCCCGGCAGTCCTTCACTTGCGGCATACCACGCATACTCCGGATCTTCACTTTTCAAGGTTACACCGGCTGCCTTAGCTACCGTGATACCCTCACGGATTGCGGCTACTGCCACTTCCTTGATGGAATCCTCTTCATACAATGGCCCGTATGGTAACCGCGTGATTCCACATAATGCCCCGGCCGCAACATTGATCAGCAGCTTATCCCAGATCAGTCCCTTGATATTATTGCTTACCTCACACAGTAATCCGGCGTCATTGAATACTTTGCATACCCGTTGAATGCGGTCTGTGGTTTCTCCGCTCAGTTCACCGATATACGTCCATTTTCCCTGTACACCGGCAGATATATAGCCGGCCTGAATCAGTCTACCGCCCACATACGTCTTACCGCTGATGACATTTTCTGAACCAATGACAGAAGCAATCGTTTCTTCATTTCCCAAACCGTTTTGTAAAGACATAACCAGCGTATGCTTTCCAATGACATTTGTCTGCTGTAACTGCTCTACCGCCTGCTTTGTGGCAAATGATTTTACAAGAACGATAACCAGATCAGCCTCACCAATCGCATCAGCAGCTGTTCTGGCATCCACCTTAACATACCAGTCTTCTTTTTCATTTGTCATATGTAAGCCGTTTTTGTTGATGAAATCCACATGCTCCTGCCACATATCCACAAAATATACATCGTTTCCGCCCATAGCCAGGGTTCCACCAATCGTAGACCCCAATGCTCCGGCACCTAACATTACAATTTTCATATTCACAGCCTCCACAGGTTACTTATCTTCCAAAGGGAAGAATTTCAGGATATGGATAGCAAATACAACGATTTCTCCCTTTTGATTGAAAATTTCCAATTTTGAATATGTCTTATTCGTTTCTTCCTCGATTCTATCTACCGTGTATCTACAGGTAAGTGTATCTCCGAAATACACAGGATTGATGAAACGCAGCTTATCATACCCATAGGATGCGGAAGGAACCGGGGATTTCACCTGCTCCTGAATTTTCGTTGAAGCAGTACATCCGATTGCGAAGGTTAAGATACCGTGTGCAATTCTTGTACCGTACATCGTTTTCTTCATATATTCCTCATTGAAATGCATCTGACTGTAATCTCCGGTCAGACCGCCGAACAATACGACATCTGTTTCTGTAATCGTTTTTTCAAATACTGCGCTGTCTCCTATTTTCAGGGGGATATCCACCCGGTTGATTTCTTTTTTCTCTGCCATGATTATTCTCCTTTATTGGTTTATAAACTCCTCATAAATATTCATTTTTTCTTCCCGGAAAATGCGAGCATCCATTACTTTCAGATCCTCTGCAATTTCAGGCACAAAGCCCATTTGATCAATAACATCCTTTTGTAAGTCAATTCCCGGAGCGATTTCTGTTAGAACCACGTTGCCGTCCAGCAGTCTGAATACTGCTCTTTCCGTGATGTAGATAACCTCCTGCTTCTGCTTTTCCGCCTGCTCTGCACGGAAGGTGACGGAGCTTACTTTCTTGATCAGCTTTTCGAATTTGCCTTCCTGCTCTATTGTTATCCTTCCATCTTTTACCGACGTCATAAGCTTTCCGGCACGCAGGGTACCGCACAGAACCACCTTTTTACTTCCGGCAACAATATTGACAAAGCCTCCGGTTCCCATGATTTTTCCGTTAAAGTGATGAACATTCACATCCCCGTTCTCATCTAACTCCGCAAAGGACAGAAATGCCACATCCAGACCGCCGCCGTCATAAAAATCGAATTGTGCAGGCATATCCATGACTGCTTTTGCATTCACTGTCGCACCAAAGAATATCCCCTGTGCTGTAGCACCGCCGACCGGGCCGGTTTCCACTGTCAGGGTAAACGCATCCTGAACACCTTCTTCACGTGCAACATTTCCAATACCATCCGCAATACCTACACCGACATTCCCGACATATCCAGGGCGCACCTCCATCAGTGCTCTTCTTGCGACAACCTTTCTCTGATCTAACGGAAGCATCGTGATATCACTGTCATCCGCAATATAATCTCCTGAGAAAAAACGGTCTGAGCCATTATACAGCTGCTGCTGGTTCTCCTCCACTACGATTGCATCCACCAGAAATCCCGGTATTTTTACGCTTTTCGGATGCAGAGTGCCAGCCTTAACAATACGCTTTACCTGCAGGATAACAGTACCGCCGTTGTTATGCACCGCCTGAGCAAGCTGCAAAGCATCAATGTATGTGATTTCATCCTCCATAGATGCATACCCCTCGGTATCCGCCGTTGTCGCACGAATCAGGCATACATCCAGGGGAATTACAGGGTAGAAAAGCCATTCTTTCCCATTGAGGTTCATCACCTCGATTAAGTCCTCCTGTGTGACCTCATTCAGCTTACCGCCGTTTACGCGTGGATCGATAAAGGTTCCCAGTCCCACATGGCTCAGAATTCCTGGCTGTCCGGCTGCCGCACTTCTTGCCAGCTGTGCCATGATTCCCTGCGGGAAATTGTATGCCTCTATTTTGTTTGCGCTTGCCATTTCCGCAAGTCGCGGTGACTGTCCCCAGTGTCCGCCGATTACACGCTTCACCAGACCCTCTAAGGCCAGCGGTGACATTCCTCTGTCATTTCTATCACCGAGCCCTGTTGAATGCCAGAGTGTTAGATTCTTTGGACTATTGGTTTCCACATACCGCTCATGCAGTGCATTGATCAGTGCATAGGGATCAACAATTCCACCTCCTGCACCACAGACTGCGACTGTATCATTGTCCGCAATATAGCTGACTGCTTCCCTTGCGCTTACTATCTGCGGTCTTGTTTTATTCCTCTTAATTTTTGACATATCCTTATCCTTTCCTCTATATAGAAATTATAGGAATTCCATGATAAAAAGGAAACAATGTAATCTGTTGAATTGAAAAATTATCTTGCTTGTTTTCATTTGTTTTTCTATAATAAAAGCGTAATATATGTAACTATCCTGCTTTATTTAAAAATTATATTGTTAATTTTGGAGGGCTCTATGTTCCTATTTGATAATCAAAACGAAAAAAAACATGCCAAACCGATTTTCACAAGCGCACCGGTGATGTCCAGACTGTCCCACAGCTTCAACGATTCTCACTGGTCTTATCCCTACCATGTTCACAAGCATGAAACCGAGCTGATATATTTCTCAGGCGGTAAGGCAAGCTATCAGATAAACAATGAGGTTTTTAATGTTATCGCAGGCGATTTACTAATTGTGAATAAAGGCTGTATTCATTCCATAACCTCTGATATCGATGATCCGATTTCCTGCTGGACCTGTGCAATCACCAATTTTAAAATGGCAAACTCCAGCTCACCGGATATCTTTCTTCCATTAGATAAAAAGCCCTATGATCGATCGCACGAACACAGGAGGATAATTGAAGATATTTTTGAAGCCCTGGAATATTTTTCTCAGCAGCACAATCCGTATGCTGTAACGGTTTGTGACTCCCTAGCAAATGCACTTGCGAATATATATTTCAGTATATTCCAGAATGCAGTAACAGATCATAACGAAAAAAAGCCGTCCTTTGCACAGGACATTCTGTTCTATATAAATGAGAATTATGCAAAGGATATCACATTAAAGGAGCTGACAGAGCATTTTCATATCAGCAGTGATTATATATCGCATAAATTCAAGGAAACCTATGGGATTTCACCAATTAACTATGTGATTGACCGTCGCATCAGTGAAGCGAAGTGGATGCTGATCAACACAATGGATTCTCTGATATCTATTTCATCGCAGGTCGGCTATGACAACACAACTCATTTTTCTAAGCTGTTTCTGAAAAGAGTCGGATATCCGCCATTGGAGTATAGAAGAAAATTCGGTATGAAGCTGAACAGCGGTAAATAAAAATCAGGCTGCATATGCTCATCATCAAAAAGCAAAGCTCAGATATTGTGAACCGTAAAAACACCTGGCTTCTGAAAATATGCTCAATGCCATATGCACAGGGATAAGCCTGTATGAACACTTCTATATGTAGCTGCTTTCTAATACTGTACTTTATGATAAATATGAAAAAAAGAAAGTAGTAAAACACTAAACTTTCTGTATAATTGCTATCTCTAAATTTGTAATAACTATGAATTTCCTTTAAATTGTTAAAATATTGTATATCTTAATATCAATATTTTTTACCTTGTTTACGTTAAAAAACAGATAAGTGCCCTTGAAGGTATTTATCCGTTTTTATTATGTTCGATCTTTTATGCATAATGTTTGTTTATAAGTTCTTCGCAGCTATCGTTATGTACCTTGTCTATTTTGTCATATACTCATACATATCTCCGGACTGGATGTATGTACAGGAAATATCTGTTCCGATTGCAGCTGGCAGATAGCTCACCATATACTCCATTCCAGGCTCCTCCAGATTAAAATGCCCCATGCCGATGATGGCCTTATCCATCCCCAGCATACTGCTGTCACGAATATATTCCGCCAGTGTAAAATCTACAACCTCCATTGTCAGGAAACAGTTGATATCCTCCTGATCTGCCTCGCTGATGGAATCTCTAGCATCTCCCAGGATATGAAAGGGAATCCTTACCTTTTCCACTGCACTATGCAAATTTCCTATAATCTTTATCCCGTTTAACTGTAGCCTTTGAACAAGAAAATCTGCCAGCTCGCCAACTGTTGTCTTTGGTATTTCAAAATACAGAGGATTGTGAATATCTTTACGGATATAATCTGTCCAGCCCAGCTTTTCTGCAACTCCGTAAAATATACCGTCCGTATAGCTTCCATCCTTCATCGGTATTCCGGAATGAATATAATCATGATCTCTCCATACAACGATACCATACGCATCCAGCAGTTTTTTCTTTTCAATAAAAGTATGGTTTTGCTCCTTTATTAGCCAGTCTGTATGATCGCCATGATTCCAGAACAATGCTTCATGAGCTATAATCAGATTTGCCCCTAGCTCTGCTGCCTTTTTTATGACGTCAACACTGGCCCAGCAGGTCGTCACAACACCACTACATTCCTGCTGTGGATTCCCGTATAAAATTTTATCTCGTGTTGTTGCTTCATCAATTTTTTTACCTTCCCATTCCCCTTTATGATAGGCCTTTACATTTTCTATAATCTCCTGTATCAGCATATGCTGCTCCTTTCTGTATATATCACAGCTCTTCCAGATATATATCCTTTAAATACTGGATTCTTTCTTCATCCAAAGCATACTCCTCTTTAAAATAGGTATTCCAGCTTGTATAGCATCTTTTTATTTCTTCAAAGGAAGAACGCAAAAGCTCTTCATGCACACTGCAGCAGTACAGCAGCATATCCCTTTTTTCTCCGGTAAATCCCAGCTCCTGTGCATGACGCAGCGTATCCTGCAGGATATACGTGTTACTTAACAAATATTCCTGCATAATTATTTCTTCTCTCACACCGAGAAGCTTTTGAATCAATGCCGCAAGCACACCGGTTCTGTCCTTTCCAGAGCTGCAGTGAAACAGAACAGCACCGTCATCCTGCTCCATCAGGGAAAGAATCAGCTTCAGTGCAGGATTATGAAAAGGCAGTATACGGTAGCCTTCATGTACAAAGGCAGCTGCTTTTTTTATTTCCTCACTGGTGGAATCCCTGTCGATCAGCATGAAGAAGTAGAAATTTTCCAGCCCGTCCCTTGTTTTCAAAGCTGAAGCATGGTGCATGGTAAACGGGGCAGGAAGCTGATAGGCATGCGCTTTGCATTCCTCATCGCTGCGCAAATCTACAATATGGCGGATATTACGCCTGCGCATTCCCTCCAGATCATCAGCTGTCATAAAAAACGGATTTCCACAGCGATACAGCTTTTTATCACGAATTCTTCTGCCGTCCTCTGTAGCTCCCTTCACACGCCGAAAATTGCTAATTGTTATCTCGTCCATCTCCACCTCCTGTACTTACTTACGACGATTCGTCTTTTTAACCTGTGTAATAGTGGATATGAAAGCCGTCATCCAGCCATTGCACAGATTGATTTTGTGTGCGTTTTTGCAGCCAGGGAACCATCGCCTGCAGTCCTGAGCGTTCTACTGCGGCATGATTCACTACGACCATACCGATGGCATGATCCAGTGCATATTGTGCGGCATCGTAATTGGTTATACCATCATCACACACGATGACAGCATCCGGATGAAGCTTCAGCATTTCATATAAGCCGGTTGCCGCACCCGTACCGATTACAATACGATTTACTATGCTCTGTGGGTTTCCAAAGACATATACACCATCCTCCCCATCCTTCCGCAATACCTTTGCTGTATGCTTTGCCAGAGCTTCCAGGCTTGTCTTTGGTATAGTTGCCGCCTGATAATAGGATGCCTGCTCGCGCATTTCAAAGGGAAAGCCGAGAAGCCTTGCCCATTGATCTGCCACTCCGTACTCACGAATACAGTCCCATACATCATGACAGCGGTAAATACTGATACCGTATTGTTTAAGCAGCTGACGCTTTTTCTGTGCTGCATCATAGGCGGCTGTATGCATTTGTGTGGAGCATTGATAAAACGGATTTTCATGTGTAATGATAAAATCTATCCGCTGTGAAGCTGCTTCCTGCAGCACCTTGATTGTCGCTACCCAGCAGACACCGATTTTATGAACCTGTGCTTCTTCACTGCCATACAAAAGGTGATCTCTGGTCTGAAAATCCCGCTGAAGCCATGTCCCCTCCTGCTCAAGCAGCTGTATAACATCCATAACCTTCATGAAATACCTCCCTTCCTTATGTAATCACGCTTTCTGTGGAAAGCATACATAGACAATAGGCCTGTAGAAATGAGTCAATGCATGCACTTAACAGCCATTCCCAAAGGAAGACCTTTCGTGCCGAATGCTTGAAAATAAACCAAATACCACAAAATCACACAAGCACATAGACCTTGCAATTTTTACAAATCCTATTTGTGAAACAGGCTCTGAAGCATACCCTTCAGAGCCGTTAGACACTTATTCATCATCACAGTCCATAGCTGAAGCCGAACTTAATTTATTTACATAAACGATTTGGTTTTTGCATTCCTCAACAATCTCAGAAATCCGCTCATCTGTGAAAGGTACATCCTCGGGTGCAAGTACGATACTCATCGCCATCGGTAAATTCATACCGCAGAGAACATGAACATGCTCACTGATATATGGGTAAAATTTCTGATAGACACTGCCGCCCAAAAGATCTGTCAGCACGATAACTTCATCATCCTCATGAAATGTGTCAAACAGGCTTTTCACAATAAGCTCCAGATCCTGTTCCTTATCCTGAGTATAGGCATTGATATCATGTATCGTCCTTGCCTTGCTGGTAAGGAAATCTACAGTATCCTTTAATCCATACGCCAGATAATGATGTGATGCAAAAATAAATCGTCTCATAATAAATCTCCTATCTCGCCGGCAATGCGTTCACTTTCACCCATCGGTGTATTGCTGGCCTTTGTTTCGTATGTCTTTCCATATTCTTCAGCTTCTATAAAATAACCCTGATAATCATTAGCGTAACCAATTAAGAGAAAATGCTTTGTTTTACATGCTTTTCTCAGCTGTAAACCGAACACAGACGCTAGCTCTCCTGGAAATGTAACAATGGTTAGCTCTCCTGTATGCAGTACAATTCCACGCACATGGAAATCCACCTGCTCTGTTTGCAGCTTCATTTCCAGCAGCATTTTCTCAGAGGCTGCCAGCTTCCATGCATCCAGAGATATGTCCTTATTGGATAAAACAGTCTCAGCTTCCCGGATTCCCTTTTGATATTCCGCAAAGCGGCTTGTATTATCATATTGTACATGATGGTCATACGTTGTAATCGCTACATCCTGCAGACTCAGCTTTTCATAGGTCATTGCCTGTAATATTTTCGCAATTCCATTTCCAACCCGATCCAGCTCGGCAAAATCATTCCCCTGCCGGTACTGGCGGTTACTGATATCACCGCTTGCCCCGGTAAAGGTATAGGGAATGACACCGAGATGCTCTCCCATCAAAGAGCGTACCTTTCCAATCAGATCGGCGCTCAACAGCATATTATCCGGGCCCAGCACTGTCGCATGACAATTAAAATTACACATCGCCGCTATGACAGACTCCCCCTTCATGAATTTGATAACGGCAGCGTTATCCTCAAATGGCAGGCTCTTATCTGTCCGTTTGCTGTAATAGCCATGTACCTTACCCGTCGCAATATGTGCCTGCACCTCACACAGCTGCTCAGGCAGTCCCTTTATGCTTTCCATGATTCGATCACATACATACAAGAAGTATTGCGGATTATCAGGGGTACCAAATACCGCTTCATCCCCAAATCCGTTCGCAGCAGAATGGGAGTGAATGGCATTTATGATGATATGATCCCGGTCAATCGGAAAAACTTCCATAATTCTATCTTTAATGACTGCCGCTTTTCCTCCACCCAACGTTACAACATCTATACTTACAAAGAGAAGTCTGGTACCTTCGATTTCCAGCAGCAGAGAAACAGCCAGGGGGCTGTCATGAACCCCCTTTGCCGGATGCTTTCTGGCTTCTCCAACATAACCGCATAAATGAACAGCACACTGCGGAGTAATATCAGCGACACATGTCGCAGCTTTCAATACAGTTCCCCTTCTTTCTATGCCGCGAAGATTCCTGTAGCCGCACCAATCATGGATGCAACGATGATGAATAGAATCATCCAGGTCATCTTCACCTTTTTCACCTTCATGAAGTAATAAATAATTCCAACAGCAGCTACCGGTAACAACGCAGGCATAACACCGTCAATCAGATCCTGAACCTTCATGACAACATCGCCGTTCTTAAACTGGATACCCGTGCTCAGCTTCACAACAGTCGCAACAAGAGAGCCTACAACGGTCAGACCCAGAACAGAGCATGCTTCGGTAAATACGGTGATTTGCTTACCAAATTTCGTGATGACATTAACACCCATGCCGTATCCCCATTCATACTGAAGAATACGCAGAATCAGAAATGCAAAGGTGAATGCAGCCCACAGGAAGATTCCCAGCGGATTGCCTTCCATACCCATACTTGCGGCAATAGATCCAAAGATTGTCGGAATCATTGCCCAGCCAATCGTATCTCCGATACCGGCAAGAGGGCCCATTAAACCAACCTTAAAGTCATTGACAGCATCCAGGGAGTCAATACCGCCCTCATCCTCGATACCAAGTGCGGCACCAATAACAAATGGAGAAATCCAAGGCATGGTATTATAGTAACGCATATAATTCAGACAGGATTTTTTCAGATCCTCATCATCCGGATACATTTTGCGTAAGCAGGGATATACTGAGAATAAAGCGGAAGGCGCCAGCTGTGTTTCATAATTAAAGGTGGAAATACCAATCAGCCATCTCCATGCGGCCTTGCGCAAATCTTTTTTAGTTAAAACTTTTTCCTTACTCATCTTCCAAACCTCCTGCGACAGTTCCTGCAGCTGCAGTTCCCGCCTTCATCTGATTTTTGTAAATTTCATATGCTGCAGCCAGTCCAACTGCTGCAATACCGAGTACAGGTACATTCAGGTAAGCTGCCAAAACAAAGCCAACCAGCAGGAAGGACCAGTATTTTCCAAGCGGCATATACATTAACAGCATTGCCATACCTACACCGGGAAGCACACCACCTGCAATCGTAAGTCCGGTTGTGAACCATGCAGGCATGAAGTCCAGAATCGCATTGACTACCGTTGGCCCTGCAACTACGCATACCAGTACCGGTACAGCGGAGCATAAGCCATAGAAAATTGGTGAAATCTTAATCATATTCAATGCAGAGTGAAATTTACCTTCTTCAATCAGTGAGGTTTCCTTTCTCATCAGGAAGCCGTTGAAGATTTTATAAATTACATCGAAGTTTACCCCAAGCATAGCAACTGGAAGACCGATGGCAAGACCTGCCTCCATACCCTTTCCCGTCGTTACTGCAATCGTTGTCGCAATAATTGCCGCAATCGGGTAATCCGGCATTGAGGAACCACCTACAGCCACAACCCCCATAGACATCAGCTGCATGGTAGCACCGATGCTCAGTCCTGTTGTCGGGTCTCCCACAACCAGACCTGTCAGCCATCCGCAGATGATAGTATTAAATGCAAATAACTGTGTTGTTACGTTATCCGTCATTTTCAGATACGCAATCAGTGTGATAAAGACTATCTGAAGTATTGATAATTCCATCCTTTTTCTCCTCCTACAATTCCATTGCGTGTGACAGCTTCACAGCCTTATCGGTTGTTGTGAACTGCACATCCACTTCGCATCCGTTTTCTATCAGCTTCTTATATACAGGCTTTTCTTCATCCTTAACAGAAGCTCTTGAGCTTACCTTCGTTCCTGCATCACGATCTCTGGTGATACCGATCACGATTCTTGGAATCTTCTGTCCTGCCTCTTCCTGAAGCCTCAAAAATACGTTGGGATCCTCACATACCACAAACACCTTGTGATCATCATACTTCCCTGCCTTGAAATTCTTCATGGCTGTTTCCTCAGTGATAATGGAACATGCCATACCGGCAGGCTTACCAAGGCGCATGCTTTCTTTGATGATTGGATCATTCGCCGTGCGGTCATCGATTACCATTACACGCTGTGCTCCGGATTGCGGTGCCCACATAGTTGCCACAATGCCATGCAGCAGACGGTAATCAACTCTGCCTAATACAATACTCATACCGTTTCCTCCTTTTCCTGTTGGGAATCTGTGTTGTTCCCTTCGTTACACCAATACTCTAGCAATTCCCGTGCCAACTTTCTAAAAGCCTGTATACAAAGGCTTTTCTTGCAGGGAAAGACACTATTTTCAAATACTTAACACTACTTCTTATCAGTAATCCTTTATCTGTAGGAAGATACATGGATGGAATTATCAAAGGGTTACCGGATTAGTGCATATTTTTGATGTAAATGCTGATATATTCGATTTCCTCTATAGGAATGGACACACTGTAATACTTTTCCACCTTTTCAAATGCCGTCTTGATACGCAGCGTAAACTCCTGCAGCTCTCTGTCACAGTCCGCAAAGGTCTTTCTATAATCCTCCTCACCCTCACGCGTAACCAGCCGTTCAATCAGACAGCAGACATGTACATACAAGCCAAAGCACATATTATAGCTGAACATCATGGACATTTCCTTCTGCAGACGGTCAATCGCATCCGCCACATGCTCCAGCAGCTTATCCGGATTCAGAATGGTCAGATTACCTATGATATTAGAAAGTGAGAAATTCTTCAATATATTCCTTCGAAACTGCTCCATAGCTTCCTCATTGATCAAATCCTTAAAATGTATGGTCAAAACATCAAACGAATTATTCATAATCAGCTCTTCCACAGGTATGAACTTTATATTCTCAATATTAGGATTTAAGGTGCCTACAATGCATACTACCTCATAGCGTTCAAAAAAATCATCCTCCATACGGTTTTCCAGCAGCGTTGAATAGTCATAGGTCAGTACCCGCACCGGCAGATTCTTTGGCAGGGAATCCTCTAGAATGGTTTTCAGCTTCTCCGCAGTAC comes from the Erysipelotrichaceae bacterium 66202529 genome and includes:
- a CDS encoding acetate CoA-transferase YdiF, which encodes MSKIKRNKTRPQIVSAREAVSYIADNDTVAVCGAGGGIVDPYALINALHERYVETNSPKNLTLWHSTGLGDRNDRGMSPLALEGLVKRVIGGHWGQSPRLAEMASANKIEAYNFPQGIMAQLARSAAAGQPGILSHVGLGTFIDPRVNGGKLNEVTQEDLIEVMNLNGKEWLFYPVIPLDVCLIRATTADTEGYASMEDEITYIDALQLAQAVHNNGGTVILQVKRIVKAGTLHPKSVKIPGFLVDAIVVEENQQQLYNGSDRFFSGDYIADDSDITMLPLDQRKVVARRALMEVRPGYVGNVGVGIADGIGNVAREEGVQDAFTLTVETGPVGGATAQGIFFGATVNAKAVMDMPAQFDFYDGGGLDVAFLSFAELDENGDVNVHHFNGKIMGTGGFVNIVAGSKKVVLCGTLRAGKLMTSVKDGRITIEQEGKFEKLIKKVSSVTFRAEQAEKQKQEVIYITERAVFRLLDGNVVLTEIAPGIDLQKDVIDQMGFVPEIAEDLKVMDARIFREEKMNIYEEFINQ
- a CDS encoding PTS sorbitol transporter subunit IIB, whose protein sequence is MRRFIFASHHYLAYGLKDTVDFLTSKARTIHDINAYTQDKEQDLELIVKSLFDTFHEDDEVIVLTDLLGGSVYQKFYPYISEHVHVLCGMNLPMAMSIVLAPEDVPFTDERISEIVEECKNQIVYVNKLSSASAMDCDDE
- a CDS encoding protein-tyrosine-phosphatase, whose amino-acid sequence is MDEITISNFRRVKGATEDGRRIRDKKLYRCGNPFFMTADDLEGMRRRNIRHIVDLRSDEECKAHAYQLPAPFTMHHASALKTRDGLENFYFFMLIDRDSTSEEIKKAAAFVHEGYRILPFHNPALKLILSLMEQDDGAVLFHCSSGKDRTGVLAALIQKLLGVREEIIMQEYLLSNTYILQDTLRHAQELGFTGEKRDMLLYCCSVHEELLRSSFEEIKRCYTSWNTYFKEEYALDEERIQYLKDIYLEEL
- a CDS encoding PTS fructose transporter subunit IID, with translation MSKEKVLTKKDLRKAAWRWLIGISTFNYETQLAPSALFSVYPCLRKMYPDDEDLKKSCLNYMRYYNTMPWISPFVIGAALGIEDEGGIDSLDAVNDFKVGLMGPLAGIGDTIGWAMIPTIFGSIAASMGMEGNPLGIFLWAAFTFAFLILRILQYEWGYGMGVNVITKFGKQITVFTEACSVLGLTVVGSLVATVVKLSTGIQFKNGDVVMKVQDLIDGVMPALLPVAAVGIIYYFMKVKKVKMTWMILFIIVASMIGAATGIFAA
- a CDS encoding 2-dehydropantoate 2-reductase, producing MKIVMLGAGALGSTIGGTLAMGGNDVYFVDMWQEHVDFINKNGLHMTNEKEDWYVKVDARTAADAIGEADLVIVLVKSFATKQAVEQLQQTNVIGKHTLVMSLQNGLGNEETIASVIGSENVISGKTYVGGRLIQAGYISAGVQGKWTYIGELSGETTDRIQRVCKVFNDAGLLCEVSNNIKGLIWDKLLINVAAGALCGITRLPYGPLYEEDSIKEVAVAAIREGITVAKAAGVTLKSEDPEYAWYAASEGLPGTFKTSILQSLELKRPTEIDFINGSIVEWGKKYGIETPVNQTLVACVKGIEKYILEYEPSLKKG
- a CDS encoding helix-turn-helix domain-containing protein, encoding MFLFDNQNEKKHAKPIFTSAPVMSRLSHSFNDSHWSYPYHVHKHETELIYFSGGKASYQINNEVFNVIAGDLLIVNKGCIHSITSDIDDPISCWTCAITNFKMANSSSPDIFLPLDKKPYDRSHEHRRIIEDIFEALEYFSQQHNPYAVTVCDSLANALANIYFSIFQNAVTDHNEKKPSFAQDILFYINENYAKDITLKELTEHFHISSDYISHKFKETYGISPINYVIDRRISEAKWMLINTMDSLISISSQVGYDNTTHFSKLFLKRVGYPPLEYRRKFGMKLNSGK
- a CDS encoding PTS sugar transporter subunit IIC, with product MELSILQIVFITLIAYLKMTDNVTTQLFAFNTIICGWLTGLVVGDPTTGLSIGATMQLMSMGVVAVGGSSMPDYPIAAIIATTIAVTTGKGMEAGLAIGLPVAMLGVNFDVIYKIFNGFLMRKETSLIEEGKFHSALNMIKISPIFYGLCSAVPVLVCVVAGPTVVNAILDFMPAWFTTGLTIAGGVLPGVGMAMLLMYMPLGKYWSFLLVGFVLAAYLNVPVLGIAAVGLAAAYEIYKNQMKAGTAAAGTVAGGLEDE
- a CDS encoding dehydratase, translated to MAEKKEINRVDIPLKIGDSAVFEKTITETDVVLFGGLTGDYSQMHFNEEYMKKTMYGTRIAHGILTFAIGCTASTKIQEQVKSPVPSASYGYDKLRFINPVYFGDTLTCRYTVDRIEEETNKTYSKLEIFNQKGEIVVFAIHILKFFPLEDK
- a CDS encoding PTS mannose/fructose/sorbose transporter subunit IIB, which codes for MSIVLGRVDYRLLHGIVATMWAPQSGAQRVMVIDDRTANDPIIKESMRLGKPAGMACSIITEETAMKNFKAGKYDDHKVFVVCEDPNVFLRLQEEAGQKIPRIVIGITRDRDAGTKVSSRASVKDEEKPVYKKLIENGCEVDVQFTTTDKAVKLSHAMEL
- a CDS encoding NGG1p interacting factor NIF3; its protein translation is MKVMDVIQLLEQEGTWLQRDFQTRDHLLYGSEEAQVHKIGVCWVATIKVLQEAASQRIDFIITHENPFYQCSTQMHTAAYDAAQKKRQLLKQYGISIYRCHDVWDCIREYGVADQWARLLGFPFEMREQASYYQAATIPKTSLEALAKHTAKVLRKDGEDGVYVFGNPQSIVNRIVIGTGAATGLYEMLKLHPDAVIVCDDGITNYDAAQYALDHAIGMVVVNHAAVERSGLQAMVPWLQKRTQNQSVQWLDDGFHIHYYTG